A stretch of DNA from Aspergillus flavus chromosome 3, complete sequence:
AAGTACAATATCGCAAAAAGTCTCTACTCATCCATCCTGATAAGACAAAGAACCCAGCTGCTCCAGACGCGTTCGATCGTCTTAAAAAGGCCCATTCTACACTAATGGAGGAGAAGTCGCGCACGTACCTCGATGAATGTATCGCAGATGCGCGACGGTTGTTAATTCGTGAACATAAGTACACATTGGATTCGCCTGAATTAAAGACagaagaattcaagaaggAATGGCGTCAGAAGACAGTGCATGTGTTGCTAGATGAAGAGGCGCGTCGGCGAAGACAAGCCAAGGCTAAGTTACAGGAGGAAGGTCGTGAAAGGCg
This window harbors:
- a CDS encoding putative molecular chaperone (DnaJ domain protein), with translation MSSDEQDALDALEREASDFVKDAEIDRIRKAFSLDAYAVLDLQPGVTESDIKVQYRKKSLLIHPDKTKNPAAPDAFDRLKKAHSTLMEEKSRTYLDECIADARRLLIREHKYTLDSPELKTEEFKKEWRQKTVHVLLDEEARRRRQAKAKLQEEGRERRKEEEEIEERKRKRDQDKAWEDSRDERISSWRDWQKGKKSEGDKKKKKKMKVLG